Proteins found in one Candidatus Krumholzibacteriia bacterium genomic segment:
- a CDS encoding SAM-dependent chlorinase/fluorinase yields the protein MSMPPLVSLLSDFGTRDGYVGAMKGSVLSHCPDARIIDVSHHVPPQDVRSGAFLLARAVRDLPPTTAHVAVVDPGVGSERRAVAARTAHGAWVVGPDNGLLGDAAAGGDLCVVLDPERVAPGTTPSATFHGRDLFAPAGARIARGDDPRGLGEETRPPQRLERPVRSADDGIEAEVVWIDRFGNAITLLEPADLEAMGDDVEIVVDSLVLRGLSRTYADVERGRPLAYWGSSGTLELGQREAHFADRTGIGRGSRIRVRPRAGS from the coding sequence ATGAGCATGCCGCCACTGGTGAGTCTGCTGAGCGACTTCGGAACCCGCGACGGTTACGTGGGCGCGATGAAGGGCAGTGTGCTGAGCCACTGTCCCGACGCCCGGATCATCGACGTGAGCCATCACGTGCCACCGCAGGACGTGCGGTCGGGGGCCTTCCTGCTGGCCCGGGCGGTCCGTGACCTGCCGCCGACCACGGCCCACGTCGCCGTGGTCGACCCGGGCGTGGGCAGCGAACGGCGGGCGGTCGCGGCCCGCACGGCACACGGGGCCTGGGTCGTCGGACCCGACAACGGTCTCCTGGGCGACGCCGCCGCCGGGGGTGATCTCTGCGTCGTACTCGACCCCGAGCGCGTGGCTCCCGGGACCACCCCCAGTGCCACCTTCCACGGTCGCGACCTCTTCGCGCCGGCGGGCGCCCGCATCGCGCGTGGCGACGATCCACGGGGTCTGGGCGAGGAGACGCGCCCCCCGCAGCGGCTCGAGCGGCCCGTCCGGTCCGCCGACGACGGGATCGAGGCCGAGGTCGTGTGGATCGACCGCTTCGGCAATGCCATCACGCTGCTCGAACCCGCCGATCTCGAGGCCATGGGCGACGACGTCGAGATCGTGGTCGATTCGCTGGTGCTCCGCGGCCTCTCGCGGACCTACGCCGACGTCGAGCGCGGCCGGCCCCTGGCGTACTGGGGGAGCAGCGGAACGTTGGAACTCGGTCAGCGCGAGGCCCACTTCGCAGACCGGACGGGGATCGGCCGCGGTTCGCGGATCCGTGTGCGCCCGCGTGCCGGCTCCTGA